One segment of Streptomyces sp. NA02950 DNA contains the following:
- a CDS encoding phospholipid carrier-dependent glycosyltransferase gives MAVAMVTTAVEQTPTIDEPVYLGAGVVQVQEHSLRYNPEHPPLGKLVIGSGMLFTDARPDPGFSGNQTELGRHLLYESGNDPWRLMLWARLPVIALTLLFGLVVLALTRDLTGQVGALAALALYTFSPDVIAHGSLATLDVPMAGFLLTSVWLLWRARRRPLRCLPAAGVALGAAVATKMSALAAVPVLLPLAVLSFWCARRAGNPEPLDLRGAVRLLARGVAAAVGVGLVALAVVWASYLAVDPRLRWTTPPQVPDLRGLRELAVEWMPFPEPFRDGMRIQFRFEYARHHGYLFGHHYIGSFWYYLPVALLVKTPLGMLALWAAGAVALVAVRRFRPAAPYLLVPSAVLMLAAMDGSRDFGVRYVVFLPMFLAVAAGCATAVRWRWSHAVTAVLVVWVAVSSLRTYPFYLPYANEAFGGPSRTHRYLHDSNVDWGQDLGRLADRLRTRYPRERVWLVYKGSGVPSAYGIEASDPRGSAPERVHGLLAVSDSSAALAGGRLADLLDSSTPVEEVGHSITLYRR, from the coding sequence ATGGCGGTGGCGATGGTCACCACGGCGGTGGAGCAGACGCCCACCATCGACGAGCCGGTGTACCTGGGCGCCGGGGTGGTCCAGGTCCAAGAGCACAGCCTGCGGTACAACCCCGAACATCCGCCCCTGGGCAAGCTGGTCATCGGGTCCGGGATGCTGTTCACCGATGCCCGTCCGGACCCCGGTTTCTCCGGCAATCAAACGGAGCTGGGCCGGCATCTGCTGTACGAATCGGGCAATGACCCCTGGCGGCTGATGCTCTGGGCCCGGCTGCCGGTGATCGCGCTGACGCTGCTGTTCGGTCTTGTCGTGCTGGCGCTCACCCGCGATCTCACGGGCCAAGTGGGCGCGTTGGCCGCGCTCGCGCTGTACACGTTCTCGCCCGATGTCATCGCCCACGGCTCCCTGGCCACGCTCGACGTCCCCATGGCGGGCTTTCTGCTGACATCGGTGTGGCTGCTGTGGCGGGCCAGACGGCGCCCGCTCAGGTGCCTTCCAGCGGCCGGGGTGGCACTCGGCGCGGCGGTGGCCACCAAGATGAGCGCGCTGGCGGCGGTGCCCGTGCTGCTGCCCCTGGCCGTGCTCTCGTTCTGGTGTGCCCGCCGGGCGGGGAACCCCGAACCGCTCGATCTCCGCGGGGCGGTGCGGCTGCTCGCCCGCGGTGTCGCGGCGGCGGTCGGGGTGGGACTGGTGGCGCTGGCCGTGGTGTGGGCGAGCTATCTGGCCGTCGATCCCCGGCTGCGCTGGACCACACCGCCGCAGGTGCCGGACCTCCGGGGCCTGCGCGAACTCGCCGTCGAGTGGATGCCGTTCCCCGAGCCCTTCCGGGACGGGATGCGCATCCAGTTCCGCTTCGAGTACGCGCGGCACCACGGCTATCTCTTCGGCCACCACTACATCGGCTCGTTCTGGTACTACCTGCCCGTGGCGCTGCTGGTGAAGACACCGCTGGGCATGCTGGCGCTGTGGGCGGCCGGTGCCGTGGCGCTGGTGGCGGTCCGCCGGTTCCGCCCCGCGGCGCCGTACCTCCTCGTTCCCTCGGCCGTACTGATGCTCGCGGCCATGGACGGGTCCCGCGACTTCGGAGTCCGCTACGTGGTCTTCCTGCCGATGTTCCTGGCGGTCGCCGCGGGGTGTGCCACCGCCGTGCGATGGCGCTGGAGCCACGCCGTGACCGCGGTGCTGGTGGTGTGGGTCGCGGTCAGCTCGCTGCGGACGTACCCCTTCTATCTCCCGTACGCCAACGAGGCGTTCGGCGGACCGTCGCGGACCCACCGCTATCTGCACGACTCCAATGTGGACTGGGGGCAGGACCTGGGACGGCTCGCCGACCGCCTCCGGACGCGCTATCCGCGAGAGCGGGTCTGGCTCGTCTACAAGGGCAGCGGGGTGCCGTCCGCGTACGGCATCGAGGCGTCCGACCCGCGCGGGTCGGCCCCGGAGCGGGTGCACGGTCTGCTCGCGGTGTCGGACTCCTCGGCCGCCCTGGCCGGCGGACGGCTGGCCGACCTCCTCGACAGCAGCACACCGGTCGAGGAGGTCGGCCACTCCATCACCCTCTACCGCCGGTGA
- a CDS encoding glycoside hydrolase, translating into MKRTHFTRSRVTAVAALAGAVSCLALAWTTLASTAHSGTRAAPRPVVVGAHRVEVPVRGGTATVDTASLRVTARTGQGTVELSAPAATAPGKPGSVTTSPGTARWSYPDSGLDVTARAGDNGRLVLSVTATGKATANAARTLSWPVTGTDRRVSAVQLPRGEGLSLPVADRFWNSSRADLVDTDMAMESDLSMPLWGYTLGGRQGVSYLVPTDIGTALRVTSDGGRLRTAATHRFSRAEGTTRYTVAFSLTDGSPVASARDYRAWLGEHGQLSSLREKIRRTPATAKLLGAFHAYLWGDARKADFVGRLRGLGVNRMWLGYDADDRPMDAAATAAAKKAGYLVGPYDSFANGQDPATSDAPTSTWPGRVYPDFCVRDADGKPVPGFHDRGCYLSSEAFEKAEPRHHYLADRTREMTEAGADSYFLDVDAAGELFRDHSTAHPMTKADDRANRLARMKRLSDRGLVLGSESAGAWANRLLAFDHGSGTPVAGGLWTAQRDRETWGGYAPADAPGVFFKPAELPADVAKAMYDPVYRVPLYETALHDSLVNTERWELSYDKLPRQKTDRALLAMLYNTPLNFVLTGDSLEKGGRELAALQKYFAPLHRAAGTEPLTDFRALTADRTVQRTVFGDGTLTVTANFGSTPHKGLPGGCVDAKLRDDGAARRLCPASVTGGS; encoded by the coding sequence ATGAAACGCACACACTTCACCCGGTCGCGGGTGACCGCCGTGGCGGCCCTGGCAGGCGCGGTGTCCTGTCTCGCCCTCGCCTGGACCACTCTCGCCTCCACCGCCCACTCCGGGACGCGGGCCGCACCACGGCCGGTCGTGGTCGGTGCCCATCGTGTGGAGGTCCCGGTGCGGGGCGGCACCGCCACCGTGGACACCGCATCGCTGCGGGTCACGGCCCGTACCGGCCAGGGGACCGTGGAACTGTCCGCACCCGCCGCCACCGCACCCGGTAAGCCGGGCTCCGTGACCACCTCACCGGGCACCGCCCGCTGGAGCTATCCGGACAGCGGGCTGGACGTCACCGCCCGCGCCGGTGACAACGGCCGTCTGGTGCTGTCGGTCACGGCCACCGGCAAGGCCACCGCCAACGCCGCCCGCACCCTGTCGTGGCCGGTCACGGGCACCGACCGGCGTGTCTCGGCCGTCCAGCTGCCGCGCGGGGAAGGGCTGTCGCTGCCGGTGGCCGACCGCTTCTGGAACTCCTCCCGGGCCGATCTGGTCGACACCGACATGGCCATGGAGTCGGATCTGTCGATGCCGCTGTGGGGCTATACGCTCGGCGGCCGACAGGGCGTGAGCTATCTCGTGCCCACCGACATCGGCACCGCACTGCGCGTCACCTCCGACGGGGGCCGACTGCGCACCGCCGCCACCCACCGCTTCTCGCGCGCCGAGGGCACCACGCGGTACACCGTCGCCTTCTCGCTCACCGATGGCTCCCCGGTGGCCTCCGCCCGGGACTACCGAGCCTGGCTCGGCGAGCACGGGCAGCTCAGCAGCCTGCGGGAGAAGATCCGGCGGACGCCGGCCACGGCCAAGCTGCTCGGCGCCTTCCACGCCTATCTGTGGGGCGACGCCCGCAAGGCCGATTTCGTGGGCAGGTTGCGCGGACTCGGGGTGAACCGCATGTGGCTCGGCTACGACGCCGACGACCGCCCCATGGACGCCGCGGCCACCGCGGCCGCGAAGAAGGCGGGCTATCTCGTCGGCCCGTACGACTCGTTCGCCAACGGCCAGGACCCGGCCACCTCCGACGCGCCGACGTCCACCTGGCCGGGCCGGGTGTACCCGGACTTCTGTGTCCGGGACGCCGACGGCAAGCCCGTCCCCGGCTTCCACGACCGCGGCTGCTACCTCAGCTCCGAGGCGTTCGAGAAGGCCGAGCCGCGCCACCACTACCTCGCCGACCGCACCCGCGAGATGACCGAGGCGGGAGCCGACAGTTACTTCCTCGATGTGGACGCGGCCGGTGAGCTGTTCCGCGACCACAGCACCGCCCACCCCATGACCAAGGCGGACGACCGCGCCAACCGGCTGGCCCGGATGAAGCGCCTGTCCGACCGCGGCCTCGTCCTGGGCTCCGAGTCCGCCGGGGCCTGGGCCAACCGGTTGCTCGCCTTCGACCACGGCTCGGGCACCCCGGTGGCGGGCGGTCTGTGGACGGCCCAGCGGGACAGGGAGACCTGGGGCGGCTACGCGCCCGCCGACGCGCCGGGTGTCTTCTTCAAGCCCGCGGAGCTGCCCGCCGACGTGGCGAAGGCGATGTACGACCCGGTCTACCGGGTGCCGCTGTACGAGACCGCGCTCCACGACTCCCTGGTGAACACCGAGCGCTGGGAGCTGTCGTACGACAAGCTGCCGCGGCAGAAGACCGACCGCGCGCTGCTCGCCATGCTCTACAACACCCCGCTCAACTTCGTGCTCACCGGTGACTCGCTGGAGAAGGGCGGCCGTGAACTCGCCGCCCTCCAGAAGTACTTCGCCCCGCTGCACCGGGCCGCCGGTACCGAGCCCCTGACGGACTTCCGCGCGCTGACCGCCGATCGCACCGTGCAGCGCACCGTCTTCGGCGACGGCACCCTCACTGTCACCGCCAACTTCGGCAGCACACCCCACAAGGGCCTGCCCGGTGGCTGTGTGGACGCCAAGCTCCGCGATGACGGCGCAGCCCGGCGGCTGTGCCCGGCCTCGGTGACGGGCGGGTCCTAG
- a CDS encoding cell wall metabolism sensor histidine kinase WalK, whose amino-acid sequence MALITSAAVALVTVGVCAAAYVVIRYELVRQLDLQLTQQATLLAQDRRDEGTGTLYGECRWLAAPACAQVVTPRTGTPGHPGGKELVVPVTDATRQVAAGSRGAYYSEVTVRGHRMRTLTTPLRGHRALQLALRSDTVQQGERQAAWLLAAIGGAGALLAAGLGYLASRRALAPVTRLTATAERIAVTRDPAHRIELPPERGRRGDEITRLAGSFNTMLGELEESVAAQRRLVADASHELRTPLTALRTNAELLARADRLSPAQRDRAASALGGQLREVTGLVNDLIELARDEEPQPLVEPVRLDLLAARCVEEARSHWAHTAFTADLAEHTVDGVPARLARLLTNLLDNAAKFSPPGAGVEVRLTTGEHAVDLTVRDHGPGISAEDLPYVFDRFYRSRQARALPGSGLGLAMARQIARAHGAALTAEAADGGGALFRLRIPRHRSGRVDPEA is encoded by the coding sequence ATGGCGCTGATCACCTCGGCGGCGGTGGCGCTGGTCACGGTCGGGGTGTGCGCCGCCGCGTACGTGGTCATCCGCTACGAGCTGGTGCGTCAGCTCGACCTCCAGCTCACCCAGCAGGCCACCCTGCTGGCGCAGGACCGGCGCGACGAGGGCACCGGGACGCTGTACGGCGAATGCCGCTGGCTGGCCGCCCCGGCCTGTGCCCAGGTCGTCACCCCGAGGACCGGCACTCCGGGGCACCCGGGCGGCAAGGAGCTGGTGGTGCCGGTCACCGACGCCACCCGCCAGGTGGCCGCGGGCTCCCGCGGTGCGTACTACAGCGAGGTCACCGTGCGCGGACACCGGATGCGAACGCTGACCACCCCGCTGCGCGGGCATCGCGCGCTCCAGCTCGCCCTGCGGTCCGACACCGTGCAGCAGGGCGAACGCCAGGCCGCCTGGCTGCTCGCCGCCATCGGCGGGGCGGGGGCGCTGCTCGCCGCCGGGCTCGGCTATCTCGCCTCCCGCCGGGCGCTGGCGCCCGTCACCCGGCTCACCGCCACCGCCGAACGGATCGCCGTGACCCGCGACCCGGCCCATCGCATCGAACTCCCGCCGGAGCGGGGGCGCCGCGGGGACGAGATCACCCGGCTGGCCGGGAGCTTCAACACCATGCTCGGCGAACTCGAGGAGTCGGTGGCCGCCCAGCGGCGTCTGGTGGCCGACGCCTCCCACGAGCTGCGCACCCCGCTGACCGCGCTGCGCACCAACGCCGAGCTGCTGGCCCGCGCCGACCGGCTGTCCCCCGCGCAGCGGGACCGGGCCGCTTCGGCGCTCGGCGGCCAGCTGCGCGAGGTGACCGGCCTGGTCAACGATCTGATCGAACTGGCGCGGGACGAGGAACCGCAGCCGCTGGTGGAGCCGGTGCGGCTGGATCTGCTGGCCGCGCGCTGTGTCGAGGAGGCGCGCTCGCACTGGGCGCACACCGCCTTCACCGCGGACCTGGCCGAACACACCGTGGACGGGGTGCCCGCACGGCTGGCCCGGCTGCTGACCAACCTGCTGGACAACGCCGCCAAGTTCAGCCCGCCCGGCGCCGGGGTGGAGGTCCGGCTCACCACCGGCGAACACGCCGTCGACCTCACCGTCCGCGACCACGGGCCCGGTATCTCCGCCGAGGACCTGCCGTATGTCTTCGACCGCTTCTACCGCTCCCGGCAGGCACGCGCCCTGCCCGGTTCGGGGCTGGGACTGGCCATGGCCCGGCAGATCGCCCGGGCCCACGGCGCCGCGCTCACCGCCGAGGCGGCCGACGGCGGCGGTGCGCTGTTCCGGCTGCGCATCCCGCGACACCGGTCCGGCCGTGTGGACCCGGAGGCGTAG
- a CDS encoding response regulator transcription factor gives MSAAASSPSGRGKPSPGRGKPDDPRTAAVLVVDDDPEVRAALVDGLTVEGYVVREAGDGLAALSAVAAEPPDAIVLDLAMPVMDGLAVCRRLRGLGDRTPVLVLTARDEISERVAGLDAGADDYLVKPFALDELLARLRALLRRAAPADALDENVSGVLTFADLTVDPESRTGVRGGRRMEFTRTEFALLEVFLRHPGQVLPRELIQELVWGTEFATDSNSLAVYIGYLRRKLEADGAPRLVHTVHGTGYELAER, from the coding sequence ATGTCCGCTGCCGCCTCCTCCCCGTCCGGCCGGGGGAAGCCTTCGCCCGGGCGGGGCAAGCCCGACGATCCCCGGACGGCGGCCGTGCTGGTCGTGGACGACGACCCGGAGGTGCGCGCCGCCCTCGTGGACGGGCTGACCGTGGAGGGGTACGTGGTGCGGGAGGCCGGGGACGGTCTGGCGGCGCTCAGCGCGGTGGCCGCCGAGCCGCCGGACGCCATCGTGCTGGACCTGGCCATGCCGGTGATGGACGGCCTGGCGGTGTGCCGTCGGCTGCGCGGGCTCGGCGACCGTACACCCGTCCTGGTGCTCACCGCCCGGGACGAGATCAGCGAGCGGGTGGCGGGCCTCGATGCGGGAGCCGACGACTACCTGGTCAAGCCGTTCGCGCTGGATGAGCTGCTGGCCCGGCTGCGGGCGCTGCTGCGCCGCGCCGCGCCCGCCGACGCCCTCGACGAGAACGTGTCCGGTGTGCTGACCTTCGCCGATCTGACCGTCGATCCGGAGAGCCGCACCGGAGTGCGCGGCGGACGGCGGATGGAGTTCACCCGTACCGAGTTCGCGCTGCTGGAGGTGTTCCTCCGCCATCCGGGCCAGGTGCTGCCGCGAGAGCTGATCCAGGAGCTGGTGTGGGGCACCGAGTTCGCCACGGACTCCAACTCGCTGGCCGTGTACATCGGCTATCTGCGCCGCAAACTCGAGGCGGACGGCGCCCCGCGGCTGGTCCACACGGTGCACGGCACCGGCTACGAACTGGCCGAGCGTTGA